In Anolis carolinensis isolate JA03-04 chromosome 4, rAnoCar3.1.pri, whole genome shotgun sequence, the genomic window AAACTTTAATGTCATCTTCGGTCACGTCAAAGATGAAACCGTCCGGGCAGTCGCAGTGGTCTCCCGTGTGGGGGTCACACTCTGCCGGGCAGTGGCTCTGGTTACAGAACCGGAGGCATTCGTTTGGCTTTGAGGGGTCTGGCACATAGCCCTCAAAGCAGGTACATTTGTGCGTCCCATTGACGAGGGTGCAGTCATGCTGACAGAGAAGGTCAAAGCAGGGCCGCTGGTTCTCCTGACACTTGCCATTCAGCATTTCGTAGCCTGCCGAGCAATGGCACTCAAAACCCCCTGGGGTGTTGCGGCACACCTGCTCGCAGGGGCCGGGCTGGGTTTGACAGTCATCCACGTCCACGCAGCTCTTGCCGTCGGCGTCCAGGAGGTATCCCTCCATGCACATACAGACGGCGGAGTCACTTTGGGGTACACAGTGATGCTCGCATTCCAGGTGGGCACAGGGGGACCGGCAGCTCCGACCGTCGGCCTCTACGAAAGCCACGCCGCCGGGGCAGGTGCAATGAGGTTGTCCTGTCTCTCCGGGGTGGCATTGCCCCTCGCAGCCCCCGTTATCGAGGCGACAGTCCCAGGCTCCCTTTGTGGCAGAGTGCCAGCGCCCACGGGGTTCCTCCTGGCCTTGTGCAATGCACTCCAGGGCGACCCCCAAGCTGGGCACTTGGGCCGTGCTCCCTGGGGGCAAGGATGCCAGCTCGGCCTCTTGGGCCCCGAAGGGAGTCACGTAGAGCACCTCCGCGTTTGGCGGGGGGTTCAAGGGGGCGCAGGTGCCGGAGGGGAAGCTGTACTCGCAGAGGAAGCCGTCGGAGGGGGCCTCGCAGCTGCGCTCCTCCCAAGACAAGGCTTCGGGGGTCACGGCCACGCAACGCGGGCCGCACAAAGCGGGCAAGGCCTCCCCTTCTGCTCCGTCTCCAGCCCAGGCGGCGTAGTCGGTGCTCTCGTCGCCGGAGACCCACTGGAAGCCGCGCAGCTTCTTGCCCCGCTCCCGGCAGGCGCCCACAGGTAGGTGCAAGCCGAGCCAAGCGCGGCCCGGCCCGCCTCGCAGCAGCAGCGCGATGGCCTCCGCTGCCACCGTCGAGCGCACCGTCATGAGCCGCCCGCCGCCTCCCTGGCACGCCTGGTCCGCCTCGGCGAAGCTCCGCGCCGCCCAGAACAAGGCGAAGCAAGCCGAGCCCAGGCACTGCGCCCCCG contains:
- the thbd gene encoding thrombomodulin, whose product is MWLLRLLPVALALAVSASPPPAPSPSGAQCLGSACFALFWAARSFAEADQACQGGGGRLMTVRSTVAAEAIALLLRGGPGRAWLGLHLPVGACRERGKKLRGFQWVSGDESTDYAAWAGDGAEGEALPALCGPRCVAVTPEALSWEERSCEAPSDGFLCEYSFPSGTCAPLNPPPNAEVLYVTPFGAQEAELASLPPGSTAQVPSLGVALECIAQGQEEPRGRWHSATKGAWDCRLDNGGCEGQCHPGETGQPHCTCPGGVAFVEADGRSCRSPCAHLECEHHCVPQSDSAVCMCMEGYLLDADGKSCVDVDDCQTQPGPCEQVCRNTPGGFECHCSAGYEMLNGKCQENQRPCFDLLCQHDCTLVNGTHKCTCFEGYVPDPSKPNECLRFCNQSHCPAECDPHTGDHCDCPDGFIFDVTEDDIKVCTDIDECHSGECGKLECVNTPGSYHCICPSGHVQDQKPCEEDEEGSGETEVYSSTPVTTTTVPPKDGSNQWVLVGPTVSMMLMSVMTVALLC